A genomic window from Herbiconiux aconitum includes:
- a CDS encoding HAD hydrolase-like protein — MIRKNPSKPWSCILFDLDGTITDSAPGIIGRLSRTLQAMGRPVPLPAELVAFVGPPILDGFRDVASMTEDEAKEALVVYRGLAASEGPQDDAAVYPGMLGLVRALHAAGIPLALATSKSEVQAHRILEHLEITECFAVICGSSEDETRSAKADVVEEALRRLREQGVDLSNIVLVGDREHDIIGAGEHGVPAIMVEWGYGSPAEALGAIAVVHSVDQLRDLLL, encoded by the coding sequence GTGATCCGCAAAAATCCGTCCAAGCCGTGGTCGTGCATCCTCTTCGATCTCGACGGAACCATCACCGACTCCGCGCCCGGGATCATCGGGCGCCTGTCGCGGACGCTCCAGGCCATGGGGCGCCCCGTGCCGCTGCCGGCTGAACTCGTCGCCTTCGTGGGGCCGCCGATCCTCGACGGCTTCCGCGACGTGGCGTCGATGACCGAGGACGAGGCGAAGGAAGCGCTCGTCGTCTACCGCGGGCTCGCGGCGAGCGAGGGCCCGCAAGACGACGCGGCGGTGTACCCCGGGATGCTCGGACTCGTGCGCGCACTGCACGCCGCCGGCATCCCGCTTGCTCTCGCGACCTCGAAGTCGGAGGTGCAGGCCCATCGCATCCTGGAGCACCTCGAGATCACGGAGTGCTTCGCGGTGATCTGCGGCTCCTCCGAAGACGAGACCCGGAGCGCCAAAGCCGACGTCGTGGAGGAGGCCCTGCGCCGCTTGCGCGAGCAGGGCGTCGACCTCTCGAACATCGTCCTGGTGGGCGATCGGGAGCACGACATCATCGGTGCCGGCGAGCACGGGGTGCCCGCCATCATGGTGGAGTGGGGCTACGGTTCACCCGCCGAGGCGCTGGGCGCGATCGCGGTCGTGCACTCGGTCGACCAGCTCCGCGACCTGCTCCTGTAG